The following proteins come from a genomic window of Solwaraspora sp. WMMA2065:
- a CDS encoding FAD-dependent monooxygenase encodes MAQPPVRVLIVGASVAGLAVARALRLAGIRPELVEKLAPTVVAGAGIFLPGNAIRALRELGLDNPLRPLGAVIRRQRFLDATGAELCSVDLEQLWQGVGQCRALPRADLHQVLLTGAGGEVRYHTEVCDVEVGDETTKVAFGDGSYAEYDLIVGADGRRSAVRRLAEIGGAPHPVGQIAYRSVVSGGPEITEWTALLGQRSGIALAPMGYGRVYLYADEPLPAGSAPPADPLVRLRQLLGDYGGPVRAVLDAVEKVQVAVTDEVELSGWSRGNVVLVGDAAHATAPTLSQGAAMAFEDALVLAEELRAAPSVVEALARYESRRRPRTQWVLDRTRDRDRTRDVAPALRDPVLRAKGGTIFQEHYRLLVDPV; translated from the coding sequence ATGGCTCAACCACCCGTGCGCGTGCTCATCGTCGGTGCCAGCGTCGCCGGGCTGGCCGTCGCCCGAGCACTGCGGCTGGCCGGCATTCGGCCCGAGCTGGTGGAGAAGCTGGCACCGACTGTCGTCGCCGGTGCCGGGATCTTCCTACCCGGCAATGCCATCCGCGCGCTGCGTGAGCTCGGGCTGGACAATCCGTTGCGTCCGCTCGGCGCGGTGATCCGGCGGCAGCGATTCCTCGACGCCACCGGAGCCGAGCTGTGCTCGGTCGATCTGGAACAGCTGTGGCAGGGGGTCGGGCAGTGCCGGGCGCTGCCCCGCGCGGACCTGCACCAGGTGCTGCTCACCGGCGCCGGCGGGGAGGTGCGGTACCACACCGAGGTGTGCGACGTGGAGGTCGGTGACGAGACCACCAAGGTCGCCTTCGGTGATGGCTCCTACGCCGAGTACGACCTGATCGTCGGCGCGGACGGGCGCCGGTCTGCGGTCCGTCGACTCGCCGAGATCGGCGGCGCGCCGCACCCGGTCGGCCAGATCGCCTATCGTAGCGTGGTCAGTGGCGGTCCGGAGATCACCGAGTGGACGGCACTGCTCGGGCAACGGTCCGGCATCGCGCTCGCCCCGATGGGCTACGGCCGGGTCTACCTCTACGCCGACGAGCCGTTGCCGGCCGGCTCCGCCCCGCCCGCCGACCCGTTGGTCCGGCTCCGCCAGCTCCTCGGCGACTACGGTGGGCCGGTGCGAGCGGTCCTCGACGCGGTGGAGAAGGTGCAGGTGGCCGTCACCGACGAGGTGGAGCTGAGCGGCTGGTCCCGGGGCAACGTGGTGCTCGTCGGGGACGCCGCCCACGCGACCGCGCCGACGCTGTCCCAAGGGGCGGCGATGGCGTTCGAGGACGCGCTGGTCCTGGCCGAGGAGCTGCGTGCCGCGCCGTCGGTCGTCGAGGCGCTCGCCAGGTACGAGAGCCGGCGTCGGCCGCGTACCCAGTGGGTCCTGGACCGGACCCGGGACCGGGACCGGACCCGCGACGTCGCCCCGGCCCTGCGCGACCCGGTGCTGCGCGCCAAGGGCGGCACGATCTTCCAGGAGCACTACAGGTTGCTCGTCGACCCGGTGTGA
- the ctaD gene encoding cytochrome c oxidase subunit I: protein MTTVAPKPIASRPFPVRRPVRGSAMARLLRTTDAKQIGIMYMITAFAFFMIGGLMALIMRAELAQPGMQFLSPEQYNQLFTMHGTIMLLFFATPIVFAFANYVTPIQIGAPDVSFPRLNSFAYWLYLFGGTLAMGGFLTPGGAADFGWFAYTPLSSVEHSPGVGANMWIVGLAISGLGTILGAVNMITTILTLRAPGMTMFRMPIFTWNILVTSLLVIMVFPLLAAALFALAADRMLGAHVYAPETGGPLLWQHLFWFFGHPEVYIVALPFFGIISEIIPVFARKPIFGYKGLVAATIAIAALSMSVWAHHMFATGAVLLPFFSFLSFLIAVPTGMKFFNWIGTLWRGQISFETPMLWSIGFLVTFLFGGLSGVLLASPPIDFHVSDSYFVVAHFHYVLFGTIVFAVFAGIYFWFPKFTGRMLDERLGRVHFWLTFVGFHTTFLVQHWLGAEGFPRRYADYQAIDGWTTLNMISTVGSFVTGISTLPFLYNVWKSYKTGPLVEVDDPWGHGNSLEWATSCPPPLRNFDRMPRIRSERPAFDLKFPELAAGHHSVAGPPEGGAKPLTSESDGGATYQEDTASNVDRR from the coding sequence GTGACCACCGTCGCACCGAAGCCGATCGCCAGCCGGCCCTTCCCGGTCCGCAGGCCGGTCCGCGGCTCGGCCATGGCGCGGCTGCTGCGCACGACCGACGCGAAGCAGATCGGGATCATGTACATGATCACCGCCTTCGCGTTCTTCATGATCGGTGGCCTGATGGCCCTGATCATGCGTGCGGAGCTGGCCCAGCCGGGGATGCAGTTCCTCTCCCCGGAGCAGTACAACCAGCTGTTCACCATGCACGGCACGATCATGCTGTTGTTCTTCGCGACGCCGATCGTGTTCGCCTTCGCCAACTACGTTACGCCGATCCAGATCGGTGCGCCGGACGTTTCCTTTCCCCGGCTGAACAGCTTCGCCTACTGGCTGTACCTGTTCGGTGGCACCTTGGCGATGGGTGGCTTCCTCACCCCGGGCGGCGCCGCCGACTTCGGCTGGTTCGCGTACACCCCGCTGAGCAGCGTCGAACACTCCCCGGGCGTCGGCGCCAACATGTGGATCGTCGGACTGGCGATCTCCGGTCTGGGTACCATCCTCGGCGCGGTCAACATGATCACCACGATCCTGACCCTGCGCGCGCCGGGCATGACCATGTTCCGGATGCCGATCTTCACCTGGAACATCCTGGTCACCAGCCTCCTGGTGATCATGGTCTTCCCGCTGCTGGCCGCCGCGCTGTTCGCGCTCGCCGCCGACCGGATGCTCGGTGCCCACGTGTACGCGCCGGAGACCGGTGGGCCACTGCTGTGGCAGCACCTCTTCTGGTTCTTCGGCCACCCCGAGGTGTACATCGTCGCGCTGCCGTTCTTCGGTATCATCAGCGAGATCATCCCGGTCTTCGCCCGCAAGCCGATCTTCGGCTACAAGGGCCTGGTGGCCGCGACGATCGCGATCGCCGCGCTGTCGATGAGCGTCTGGGCGCACCACATGTTCGCCACCGGCGCGGTGCTGCTGCCCTTCTTCAGTTTCCTGAGCTTCCTGATCGCCGTGCCGACCGGCATGAAGTTCTTCAACTGGATCGGTACCCTGTGGCGGGGGCAGATCAGCTTCGAGACGCCGATGCTCTGGTCGATCGGCTTCCTGGTCACCTTCCTCTTCGGCGGGTTGTCGGGTGTGCTGCTGGCCAGCCCGCCGATTGACTTTCACGTCTCGGACTCGTACTTCGTCGTCGCCCACTTCCACTACGTGCTGTTCGGCACGATCGTGTTCGCGGTGTTCGCCGGCATCTATTTCTGGTTCCCGAAGTTCACCGGACGGATGCTCGACGAGCGGCTGGGCCGGGTGCACTTCTGGCTGACCTTCGTCGGCTTCCACACCACCTTCCTGGTGCAGCACTGGCTCGGTGCCGAAGGCTTCCCCCGCCGGTACGCCGACTACCAGGCGATCGACGGCTGGACCACGCTGAACATGATCTCCACGGTCGGCTCGTTCGTCACCGGCATCTCCACCCTGCCGTTCCTGTACAACGTGTGGAAGTCGTACAAGACCGGACCGCTGGTCGAGGTCGACGACCCGTGGGGGCACGGGAACTCGCTGGAGTGGGCGACCAGCTGCCCGCCGCCGCTACGCAACTTCGACCGGATGCCCCGGATTCGCTCTGAGCGGCCGGCGTTCGACCTCAAGTTCCCGGAGCTGGCCGCCGGACACCACTCGGTCGCCGGGCCACCGGAGGGCGGTGCCAAGCCGTTGACCAGCGAGTCGGACGGCGGCGCCACGTACCAGGAGGACACCGCCAGCAACGTCGACCGGCGCTGA